AAGCTCGCGCTGCATGGTCTCCGAGCTGATCGAGCGTCTTGCCTCCATCGACGGGCGCCTCGCCATCGTGAGCCGCTCGGCGGAACTCCTCGCCGATGAAGCCCCCTCGCTCGCGTCGTACCTTGCCGATGCCTCCTTTTTCAGCGCAGCCTCTCTTCTTGGCCACGCTGAAAAAACGCTCGCGGAGGGTGTTGCCGGAACCGCCGCCGGGACAGTTCCCGAGTACCGGCAGGAGTTCACACCCAAACAGGCGCACTCATGATATCCGTCGTGTCGGCCCCTCTTCTTTACAGAAACGGAGAATCCTGTGCGATGTAACTGTTTTGTAAAAATGCGCCTTTCATTTTGTTTTTCCCGGAAATAAAGGTGTTCTAACGAGTTCAATATTACTATATTGAGTCGCGGGAACGCTTCCCGCATGAACGATTTTTTATCATTAAAACGGTTATCTATGTCCCGTACGGAACATGAGGCTGCTTCAGGCGTCGAAGCCCGTGAAGTGGCGATGAGTGAGTTGCTTGCCAGGAGAGTTGCGGAGTTGTCGCTTGAAAAGAAGGGTGAAGATGTGAAGATTCTCGATCTCCGCGGCCTGACGAGCGTGACCGATTTTTTTGTGATTATCACCGCTGACTCGGAGCGTAAAGCCAAGGCGGTAAGCGATTTTATCGTCGATGAGATCAAGGAGGAGGGCGAGCGCCCGATGCACATCGAAGGTCTCGATTCGCTCCACTGGGCGCTGATCGACTACATCGATGTGGTCGTGCACATCTTCCAGCCCGAGGAACGCAAATTTTATGATCTTGAATCGCTCTGGTCGGATGCGCCCGTTACGGTCGTCATCGCGCCGGAGCCTCCTGATGAGCAGGAGACGCCGGAAAGCTGACGGTTAACGTTCGCGGGCGCTCCGGCGTTTCAGGTTTTACAAGCTATTTCATACATTAGGCCATCGTTTTTCAGGGTAAATCAAAGTCAGGGTATCGATTATGCAGCGCGAGAAG
This genomic window from Chlorobaculum limnaeum contains:
- the rsfS gene encoding ribosome silencing factor, which produces MSRTEHEAASGVEAREVAMSELLARRVAELSLEKKGEDVKILDLRGLTSVTDFFVIITADSERKAKAVSDFIVDEIKEEGERPMHIEGLDSLHWALIDYIDVVVHIFQPEERKFYDLESLWSDAPVTVVIAPEPPDEQETPES